In Juglans regia cultivar Chandler chromosome 13, Walnut 2.0, whole genome shotgun sequence, the following proteins share a genomic window:
- the LOC108989425 gene encoding chaperonin 60 subunit beta 4, chloroplastic-like isoform X2 — protein MASSPTPISALNFTNPILPRRPSSPSMLIPRAMAKELYFNRDGSTTRKLQAGVDMVAELVGVTLGPKGRNVVLQNKYGPPKIVNDGETVLKEIELEDPLENVGVKLVRQAGAKTNDLAGDGSTTSVILAQGLIAEGVKIIAAGMNPVQVARGIEKTANALVSELKLISREVEDHEIAHVAAVSAGNDYSVGNMIADALRQVGRKGVVTIEKGKGTENNLQIVEGMQFDRGYLSPYFVTDRQKMTVEFHNCKLLLVDRKITNPKEMFGILDSAVKEKYPIVIVAEGIEKEALAPVIRNKLRGVLKAAAIKAPAFGERKSHYLDDIAILTGGTVIRDEMGLSLEKSGKEALGSASKVVITKDSTLIVTDGSTREFVENRVSQLQGLVKNSEEKFQKKLLSERIARLSGGIAILQVGAQTQVELKDKQLRIEDALNATKAAIEEGVVVGGGCTLLRLSTMVDGIKQHLDNEEQKCIADWG, from the exons ATGGCAAGTTCTCCAACCCCCATCTCTGCACTTAATTTCACTAACCCAATACTGCCCAGAAGGCCTTCTTCACCTTCCATGTTAATCCCGAGAGCCATGGCCAAAGAGCTTTACTTCAACCGCGACGGTTCAACCACAAGGAAGCTTCAG GCAGGGGTGGACATGGTGGCTGAGCTGGTTGGGGTGACTTTGGGTCCCAAGGGAAGGAATGTAGTATTGCAGAACAAGTATGGACCCCCAAAAATTGTAAATGACGGTGAAACTGTTCTCAAAGAG ATTGAATTGGAGGACCCTTTGGAGAATGTTGGAGTTAAATTGGTGAGACAGGCTGGTGCCAAAACAAATGACCTTGCTGGCGACGGTTCCACTACTTCAGTCATTCTTGCCCAGGGTCTGATTGCTGAAGGCGTGAAG ATTATTGCTGCTGGTATGAATCCTGTTCAAGTTGCTCGTGGGATTGAGAAGACTGCAAATGCCCTTGTGTCTGAACTCAAACTGATTTCCAGAGAG GTTGAAGATCATGAAATAGCACATGTTGCTGCAGTTAGTGCAGGCAATGATTATTCAGTGGGAAACATGATTGCTGATGCTCTTCGTCAAGTGGGAAGGAAGGGAGTAGTGACAATAGAAAAAGGGAAAGGCACCGAGAACAATCTACAAATTGTAGAAGGAATGCAATTTGATCGTGGATATCTGTCCCCATACTTTGTAACAGATCGACAGAAGATGACAGTGGAGTTCCATAATTGCAAG TTACTTTTGGTCGACAGAAAAATCACAAACCCAAAGGAGATGTTTGGAATACTGGACAGTGCAGTTAAAGAGAAGTATCCCATTGTGATAGTTGCAGAGGGCATTGAGAAGGAAGCTCTAGCTCCAGTAATCAGAAACAAACTCAGGGGTGTGCTGAAGGCAGCTGCTATTAAGGCTCCGGCCTTTGGTGAGCGCAAGAGCCACTACTTAGATGATATTGCCATCTTAACTGGAG GCACTGTAATCAGAGATGAGATGGGGTTGAGCCTTGAAAAGTCTGGCAAGGAGGCATTGGGCTCAGCTTCTAAGGTTGTGATAACTAAGGATTCTACACTAATAGTTACAGATGGGAGCACCCGCGAATTTGTTGAAAATCGGGTTTCTCAACTCCAGGGGCTTGTTAAG AACTCAgaagaaaaatttcaaaagaagttATTGAGTGAGAGAATTGCTAGGTTGTCAGGGGGAATTGCTATTCTGCAG GTAGGAGCACAAACACAAGTTGAGTTGAAGGATAAACAACTCAGGATTGAAGATGCTTTGAATGCAACCAAG GCAGCAATTGAGGAAGGTGTGGTAGTTGGTGGGGGCTGTACCCTTTTGAGGCTATCTACAATGGTAGATGGTATCAAACAACACTTGGACAATGAAGAACAGAAG TGCATTGCAGATTGGGGCTGA
- the LOC108989425 gene encoding chaperonin 60 subunit beta 4, chloroplastic-like isoform X1: MASSPTPISALNFTNPILPRRPSSPSMLIPRAMAKELYFNRDGSTTRKLQAGVDMVAELVGVTLGPKGRNVVLQNKYGPPKIVNDGETVLKEIELEDPLENVGVKLVRQAGAKTNDLAGDGSTTSVILAQGLIAEGVKIIAAGMNPVQVARGIEKTANALVSELKLISREVEDHEIAHVAAVSAGNDYSVGNMIADALRQVGRKGVVTIEKGKGTENNLQIVEGMQFDRGYLSPYFVTDRQKMTVEFHNCKLLLVDRKITNPKEMFGILDSAVKEKYPIVIVAEGIEKEALAPVIRNKLRGVLKAAAIKAPAFGERKSHYLDDIAILTGGTVIRDEMGLSLEKSGKEALGSASKVVITKDSTLIVTDGSTREFVENRVSQLQGLVKNSEEKFQKKLLSERIARLSGGIAILQVGAQTQVELKDKQLRIEDALNATKAAIEEGVVVGGGCTLLRLSTMVDGIKQHLDNEEQKIGAEIFKRALSYPARLIAKNAGVNGNLVIEKVLSNDDIRYGYNAARDCYEDLVKAGIIDPSKVVRCCLEHAASVAKTFLTSDAVVVDIKELQPIPRRPPMPTIPRRPPMPTSGINPIGF, translated from the exons ATGGCAAGTTCTCCAACCCCCATCTCTGCACTTAATTTCACTAACCCAATACTGCCCAGAAGGCCTTCTTCACCTTCCATGTTAATCCCGAGAGCCATGGCCAAAGAGCTTTACTTCAACCGCGACGGTTCAACCACAAGGAAGCTTCAG GCAGGGGTGGACATGGTGGCTGAGCTGGTTGGGGTGACTTTGGGTCCCAAGGGAAGGAATGTAGTATTGCAGAACAAGTATGGACCCCCAAAAATTGTAAATGACGGTGAAACTGTTCTCAAAGAG ATTGAATTGGAGGACCCTTTGGAGAATGTTGGAGTTAAATTGGTGAGACAGGCTGGTGCCAAAACAAATGACCTTGCTGGCGACGGTTCCACTACTTCAGTCATTCTTGCCCAGGGTCTGATTGCTGAAGGCGTGAAG ATTATTGCTGCTGGTATGAATCCTGTTCAAGTTGCTCGTGGGATTGAGAAGACTGCAAATGCCCTTGTGTCTGAACTCAAACTGATTTCCAGAGAG GTTGAAGATCATGAAATAGCACATGTTGCTGCAGTTAGTGCAGGCAATGATTATTCAGTGGGAAACATGATTGCTGATGCTCTTCGTCAAGTGGGAAGGAAGGGAGTAGTGACAATAGAAAAAGGGAAAGGCACCGAGAACAATCTACAAATTGTAGAAGGAATGCAATTTGATCGTGGATATCTGTCCCCATACTTTGTAACAGATCGACAGAAGATGACAGTGGAGTTCCATAATTGCAAG TTACTTTTGGTCGACAGAAAAATCACAAACCCAAAGGAGATGTTTGGAATACTGGACAGTGCAGTTAAAGAGAAGTATCCCATTGTGATAGTTGCAGAGGGCATTGAGAAGGAAGCTCTAGCTCCAGTAATCAGAAACAAACTCAGGGGTGTGCTGAAGGCAGCTGCTATTAAGGCTCCGGCCTTTGGTGAGCGCAAGAGCCACTACTTAGATGATATTGCCATCTTAACTGGAG GCACTGTAATCAGAGATGAGATGGGGTTGAGCCTTGAAAAGTCTGGCAAGGAGGCATTGGGCTCAGCTTCTAAGGTTGTGATAACTAAGGATTCTACACTAATAGTTACAGATGGGAGCACCCGCGAATTTGTTGAAAATCGGGTTTCTCAACTCCAGGGGCTTGTTAAG AACTCAgaagaaaaatttcaaaagaagttATTGAGTGAGAGAATTGCTAGGTTGTCAGGGGGAATTGCTATTCTGCAG GTAGGAGCACAAACACAAGTTGAGTTGAAGGATAAACAACTCAGGATTGAAGATGCTTTGAATGCAACCAAG GCAGCAATTGAGGAAGGTGTGGTAGTTGGTGGGGGCTGTACCCTTTTGAGGCTATCTACAATGGTAGATGGTATCAAACAACACTTGGACAATGAAGAACAGAAG ATTGGGGCTGAGATCTTCAAAAGAGCTCTGAGTTACCCTGCTAGATTGATAGCCAAAAATGCAGGTGTAAATGGAAATCTGGTGATTGAAAAG GTTCTTTCTAATGATGATATTAGGTATGGATACAACGCTGCAAGAGATTGTTACGAGGATTTGGTGAAGGCTGGAATCATCGATCCATCAAAG GTAGTTAGATGTTGTTTGGAGCATGCTGCTTCCGTAGCCAAGACTTTCCTGACATCCGATGCTGTTGTAGTTGACATTAAAGAACTACAGCCCATCCCAAGGAGACCACCAATGCCAACCATCCCGAGGAGACCACCAATGCCAACCTCAG GTATCAACCCAATCGGCTTTTAG
- the LOC118343651 gene encoding uncharacterized protein LOC118343651, which yields MVVGFSLQPVLDLLVAGISLVIGMGIFAFIASILCSAAFLHNARLAH from the coding sequence ATGGTGGTGGGTTTTAGTTTGCAGCCTGTATTAGACTTGTTGGTTGCTGGGATTTCTTTGGTTATTGGGATGGGGATTTTCGCCTTCATTGCTTCCATTCTGTGCTCTGCTGCTTTCTTGCACAATGCCAGGCTCGCCCATTAA
- the LOC108989417 gene encoding probable protein S-acyltransferase 16 encodes MKQGFSFSLPVTVVALSIFYVYFSTVFIFIERWFGLMSSPGIFNTVIFTAIALTCIFTYAASVFTDPGRVPSTYAPDIEDAENPIHEIKRKGGDLRYCQKCSHYKPPRAHHCRVCKRCVLRMDHHCIWISNCVGHANYKAFFIFVMYAVIACIYSLVLLVGSLTIDYPKDEQQSGDSFRTAYVISGLLLVPLCVALSILLGWHIYLILHNKTTIEYHEGVRAMWLAEKGGSVYTHPYDLGAYENLTEVLGSNVLSWVCPTSRHIGSGLRFQTAYDNLSGASTTI; translated from the coding sequence ATGAAGCAGGGCTTCAGCTTCTCTCTGCCAGTAACCGTCGTTGCTTTGTCCATCTTCTACGTTTATTTTTCAACAGTCTTCATTTTCATCGAACGTTGGTTTGGCCTCATGTCCTCCCCTGGAATCTTCAACACGGTCATTTTCACGGCGATTGCTCTCACGTGCATCTTTACCTACGCTGCTTCTGTCTTCACGGATCCGGGTCGGGTCCCCTCCACCTATGCACCCGACATCGAAGATGCGGAGAACCCTATCCACGAGATCAAGCGCAAGGGTGGGGATTTGAGGTACTGCCAGAAGTGTTCTCACTATAAGCCTCCCCGTGCGCATCATTGTCGTGTTTGCAAAAGATGTGTTTTGCGAATGGATCACCATTGCATTTGGATTAGTAATTGCGTTGGGCATGCTAACTATAAGGCGTTCTTCATTTTCGTGATGTATGCTGTTATTGCATGCATCTATTCCCTTGTCTTGCTTGTTGGTAGTCTAACTATTGATTATCCAAAGGATGAGCAGCAAAGTGGAGACTCTTTCAGAACGGCATATGTCATTTCTGGGCTGTTGCTAGTCCCATTATGTGTGGCACTAAGCATCCTCTTAGGTTGGCATATCTACCTCATTTTGCATAACAAGACTACGATTGAGTACCATGAAGGAGTTAGAGCTATGTGGCTGGCCGAAAAAGGAGGGAGTGTCTATACACACCCATATGATCTTGGTGCCTATGAAAACCTGACAGAAGTTCTGGGTTCAAATGTCCTGAGCTGGGTATGCCCCACATCGAGACACATTGGTTCTGGTCTTCGCTTCCAGACTGCCTATGATAACTTAAGTGGTGCATCAACAACTATATGA
- the LOC108989416 gene encoding serotonin N-acetyltransferase 2, chloroplastic, producing MLQNTPMLIRGIISTPLPSSLRLTTPTPRPKNVVVSAQTPTSTTPIPTNHSISDQALESRGFVLRRTIDDLNLDDLNTVFVAVGFPKRDPQKIRLALENTDSLLWVEYKKTQRPVAFARATGDGVFNAIIWDVVVDPSFQGIGLGKAVMERLLEDLLSRGICNIALYSEPRVLGFYRPLGFVSDPDGIRGMVYSTKHKKKKK from the coding sequence ATGCTTCAAAACACTCCGATGCTTATCCGTGGCATCATCTCCACTCCTCTTCCCTCCTCTCTCCGCCTCACAACCCCTACTCCCCGCCCCAAAAACGTCGTCGTCTCAGCTCAAACCCCGACCAGTACGACTCCTATCCCAACCAATCACTCCATCTCCGACCAAGCCCTCGAATCCCGGGGCTTCGTACTCCGCCGCACCATCGACGACCTCAACCTCGACGACCTCAACACCGTGTTCGTGGCCGTCGGTTTCCCGAAGCGGGATCCGCAGAAGATAAGGCTGGCACTGGAGAACACGGACTCCCTGCTGTGGGTCGAGTACAAGAAGACGCAGAGGCCGGTGGCGTTCGCACGGGCGACGGGCGACGGCGTGTTCAACGCCATAATATGGGACGTGGTGGTGGACCCTTCGTTCCAAGGGATTGGGTTGGGGAAGGCCGTCATGGAGAGGTTGTTGGAAGACCTGCTATCGAGAGGGATCTGTAACATAGCATTGTATTCGGAGCCTCGAGTTCTCGGGTTCTATAGGCCCTTGGGGTTTGTGTCGGATCCTGATGGGATCCGGGGAATGGTGTACTCTACAAAgcacaaaaagaagaagaaatag
- the LOC108989414 gene encoding 6-phosphogluconate dehydrogenase, decarboxylating 1-like, with translation MAALTRIGLAGLAVMGQNLALNIAENGFPISVYNRTTSKVDETVERAIREGNLPLYGFHDPESFVRSIQKPRVIIMLVKAGAPVDQTIKTLSVYMEKGDCIIDGGNEWYENTERREKAMAERGLLYLGMGVSGGEEGARHGPSLMPGGSFEAYRHIEDILLKVAAQVPDSGPCVAYIGKGGSGNFVKMVHNGIEYGDMQLIAEAYDVLKSVGKLSNEELSHVFSEWNKGELLSFLIEITADIFKIKDDKGEGYLVDKVLDKTGMKGTGKWTVQQAAELSIATPTIASSLDARFLSGLKEERVEASKVFKSSGIGKGLTDQAVDKAKLIDEVRQALYSSKICSYAQGMNLIRAKSIEKGWDLKLGELARIWKGGCIIRAMFLDRIKKAYDRNPDLANLLVDPEFAKEIIERQSAWRRVVCLAINAGISTPGMSSSLAYFDTFRRERLPANLVQAQRDYFGAHTYERIDIRGSFHTEWFRISRRSKI, from the coding sequence ATGGCTGCCTTAACCAGAATTGGTCTTGCTGGCCTTGCTGTCATGGGGCAAAATCTAGCCCTCAACATTGCTGAGAATGGATTCCCAATTTCTGTGTATAATCGGACCACCTCTAAAGTTGATGAAACAGTAGAACGAGCCATACGAGAAGGAAACCTTCCCTTATATGGTTTCCATGACCCTGAATCCTTTGTTCGTTCAATCCAAAAACCTCGTGTCATAATCATGCTTGTAAAGGCCGGGGCTCCAGTTGATCAAACCATCAAAACCCTCTCGGTTTACATGGAGAAAGGAGACTGTATCATTGATGGTGGTAATGAGTGGTATGAGAACACTGAGAGGAGGGAGAAAGCCATGGCTGAACGGGGTTTACTTTATCTTGGAATGGGAGTTTCGGGTGGAGAAGAGGGTGCTCGCCATGGGCCGTCTTTGATGCCTGGAGGTTCCTTTGAGGCCTACAGGCACATTGAAGATATCCTTCTTAAGGTGGCTGCCCAGGTTCCTGATAGTGGACCGTGTGTTGCTTACATTGGTAAAGGAGGATCAGGGAACTTTGTCAAGATGGTTCACAATGGGATTGAATATGGTGATATGCAGCTAATTGCAGAGGCCTATGATGTTCTTAAATCAGTTGGAAAGCTTTCGAATGAGGAATTAAGCCATGTTTTCTCAGAATGGAACAAGGGAGAGCTTTTGAGCTTCTTGATTGAGATTACTGcagatatatttaaaatcaaggaTGACAAGGGAGAAGGTTATCTAGTGGACAAGGTTTTGGATAAAACTGGCATGAAGGGTACTGGTAAATGGACAGTTCAGCAAGCTGCCGAGTTGTCAATTGCAACCCCTACCATAGCATCTTCTTTGGATGCCAGGTTCCTTAGTGGTCTGAAGGAGGAAAGGGTTGAAGCAAGCAAAGTTTTCAAGTCAAGTGGCATTGGCAAAGGTCTTACAGATCAAGCAGTGGATAAGGCAAAATTGATTGATGAGGTGAGGCAAGCACTTTATTCATCCAAAATATGTAGCTATGCCCAGGGAATGAACTTGATACGTGCAAAAAGCATTGAAAAAGGTTGGGACTTGAAACTGGGGGAGCTTGCTAGGATTTGGAAGGGCGGTTGCATCATCCGCGCCATGTTTTTGGACCGCATCAAGAAAGCCTATGACAGAAACCCAGATCTTGCCAACCTGCTTGTGGATCCAGAGTTTGCAAAGGAGATCATCGAGCGACAGTCTGCTTGGCGAAGAGTTGTCTGCCTTGCTATCAATGCAGGTATTAGTACTCCGGGTATGTCCTCTAGTCTTGCTTATTTTGACACATTCAGGAGGGAGAGGCTGCCTGCTAATTTGGTCCAAGCTCAAAGAGATTACTTTGGAGCTCATACATATGAGAGGATTGACATACGAGGATCCTTCCATACTGAATGGTTCAGGATTTCTAGACGGTCAAAGATCTGA
- the LOC108989410 gene encoding protein SOB FIVE-LIKE 3-like, with product MESPWAIGGSEEHSGGSESGWTNYIGSTTQNENDNSKDPRVDDDDDESEDSMASDASSGPSHHELPNGEGEGSGSMGHTHIRHAKDEANSKLFSEKKACKQVKKKDERRVKEQNEHSAYRAESAGSQVSSGAKDSSKADSFETWSGRISIDSQ from the exons ATGGAGTCTCCCTGGGCTATTGGAGGTTCAGAAGAACACAGTGGCGGCAGCGAGTCTGGGTGGACAAATTATATTGGCTCCACCACACAAAACGAGAATGACAACAGCAAAGATCCTcgtgttgatgatgatgatgatgagagtGAGGATTCTATGGCTTCAGACGCCTCCTCGGGTCCGAGTCACCATGAACTTCCAAATGGAGAGGGTGAGGGAAGTGGCAGCATGGGTCATACTCATATCAGGCATGCAAAAGATGAAGCCAATAGCAAGTTATTCTCAGAAAAGAAAGCGTGCAAACAGgtcaagaaaaaagatgaaaggagagtaaaagaacaaaatgaaCATTCAGCATACAGGGCAGAGAGCGCTGGCAGTCAAGTTTCAAGTGGAGCCAAG GATTCATCAAAAGCTGATTCATTTGAAACGTGGTCAGGACGGATAAGCATTGATTCCCAGTAA
- the LOC108989424 gene encoding LAG1 longevity assurance homolog 3-like — MGLIEIVRPSDWDLESYPAYEDFTVLPFFALFFPSVRFFLDRFIFEKMANQLIFGKGHEMLDVEASEKKKKIRKFKESAWKCIYYLSAELLALYVIYNEPWFTNTRCFWVGPGDQVWPDQKIKLKLKGLYMFTAGFYAYSIFALIFWETRRSDFGVSMGHHVATLILIVLSYIFRFARVGAVVLALHDASDVFLEVGKMSKYSGAERIASFAFILFVLSWILLRLLYYPFWVLWSTSYEVILTLDQEKHQVDGPIYYYVFNTLLFCLLVLHIYWWVLMYRMLVNQIQARGQLGDDVRSDSEGEDEHED; from the exons ATGGGTTTGATCGAAATCGTCAGGCCCAGCGACTGGGATCTGGAATCGTACCCAGCATATGAGGATTTCACAGTCCTTCCCttctttgctctgtttttccccTCTGTTCGTTTTTTCCTCGATAGATTCATCTTCGAG AAAATGGCAAATCAATTGATTTTTGGAAAGGGACATGAGATGCTGGATGTTGAGGCAAgcgagaaaaagaagaagataagaaaatttAAGGAGTCAGCATGGAAATGCATTTATTATCTCTCAGCGGAGCTTCTCGctttatatgtaatttataatgAGCCTTGGTTTACAAACACAAGATGCTTTTGGGTAGGGCCGGGAGATCAGGTTTGGCCTGACCAAAAAATTAA GTTGAAATTGAAGGGATTGTACATGTTTACTGCTGGCTTTTATGCATACTCCATATTTGCTTTGATTTTCTGGGAAACAAGGCGTTCCGACTTTGGGGTGTCCATGGGCCATCATGTTGCAACCCTCATTCTCATCGTGCTATCTTACATTTTTAG GTTTGCCCGTGTTGGTGCAGTTGTTTTGGCTCTTCATGATGCCAGTGATGTATTTCTGGAGGTAGGGAAGATGTCCAAATACAGTGGTGCTGAAAGGATAGCTAGCTTTGCGTTTATTCTATTTGTTTTGTCCTGGATCTTACTTCGCCTCTTGTACTATCCATTCTGGGTCCTTTGGAGTACTAG CTACGAAGTTATCCTGACCTTGGACCAGGAAAAACATCAAGTGGATGGACCAATTTATTACTACGTGTTCAATACTCTTCTATTCTGCTTGCTTGTTCTTCATATTTATTGGTGGGTGTTGATGTACCGGATGCTTGTTAATCAAATCCAAGCAAGAGGTCAGCTTGGTGACGATGTTCGATCTG ATTCTGAAGGTGAAGACGAGCATGAAGACTGA